From the Deinococcus radiophilus genome, one window contains:
- the yidC gene encoding YidC/Oxa1 family membrane protein insertase produces the protein MTKKLLLAMGGALLLTGCGSTGPIPPFGHTLTQDWIQADFDGQQGSESISRTNLADIVFNNKGEIIGWYVKNYAGSPYIKENRDGTFDFTALQNERGITNLVNGPALAIQAEGLDADAPVQAQEPQLTNNEETNEQVAVFRYEQGGVPITKTVTIHTRNYLINVQTEVGGDVGEYQMVLPGLANEGNPRVRALPTVGESATVQGAGVTSVENIRYAAMQHVPPNQMSPALLLRPAGDTQIDVNMTGGSNAQLALGLSGNSSVDVYGGRNELIHLTQTGFAQMPGVFDPNWFGHISLGLVSIMEFLHRLVGDWGIVILLIAVLVRLVMWPLMQSQARTAAKMQILQPKMKEIQDRYKDQKDRESQMQMQMEMAALYKENNFNPAGCFSMFLPMPVLIALWSTIRNFEFDSGFLWMPDLAIPDPLWILPVLYLVTNMAQLWMSTRKTPEMFRQQAIIYLFFVYFALIFPAGVSIYLIISTAIGVLQQFIVNKQVEAEAAHAAQTVQKTVPSGSTKRKSTKVIDAPKD, from the coding sequence ATGACCAAAAAATTACTCCTTGCGATGGGCGGCGCGTTGCTGCTCACAGGCTGTGGAAGCACCGGACCCATTCCTCCATTCGGGCATACCTTGACTCAGGACTGGATTCAGGCCGACTTTGACGGCCAGCAGGGCAGCGAGAGCATTTCCCGCACCAATCTGGCCGATATCGTCTTCAACAACAAGGGCGAAATTATCGGTTGGTACGTCAAGAACTATGCCGGGTCACCCTACATCAAGGAAAACCGGGACGGCACGTTCGACTTCACGGCCCTGCAAAACGAGCGCGGAATCACCAACCTGGTAAACGGCCCCGCCCTGGCGATTCAGGCTGAGGGTCTGGACGCTGACGCCCCGGTGCAGGCGCAGGAGCCGCAGCTGACCAACAACGAAGAAACCAACGAGCAGGTGGCGGTCTTCCGTTACGAGCAGGGCGGCGTGCCAATCACCAAGACCGTGACTATCCATACCCGCAACTACCTGATCAATGTGCAGACCGAGGTGGGCGGCGATGTCGGTGAGTATCAAATGGTGCTGCCGGGTCTGGCCAACGAGGGCAACCCACGTGTGCGTGCCTTGCCGACTGTAGGCGAGTCCGCCACCGTGCAGGGAGCCGGAGTCACCAGCGTGGAGAACATTCGCTACGCTGCCATGCAGCACGTGCCACCCAATCAGATGTCACCAGCTCTTTTGTTGCGTCCGGCAGGCGACACCCAGATTGACGTGAACATGACCGGCGGCAGCAATGCCCAACTGGCCCTGGGCCTGAGCGGCAACAGCTCGGTGGATGTGTACGGTGGCCGCAACGAGCTGATTCACCTGACCCAGACGGGCTTTGCCCAGATGCCTGGCGTGTTCGACCCCAACTGGTTCGGACATATCAGCTTAGGGCTGGTCAGCATCATGGAATTCCTGCACCGCCTGGTGGGTGACTGGGGCATCGTGATCCTCTTGATTGCCGTGCTGGTGCGCTTGGTGATGTGGCCACTGATGCAGTCACAGGCCCGCACCGCCGCCAAGATGCAGATCCTGCAGCCCAAAATGAAGGAGATTCAGGACCGCTACAAAGACCAGAAGGACCGCGAAAGCCAGATGCAGATGCAGATGGAAATGGCCGCGCTCTACAAGGAAAACAACTTCAATCCGGCAGGCTGCTTTTCCATGTTCCTGCCTATGCCGGTCTTGATCGCACTGTGGTCCACCATTCGCAACTTCGAGTTCGATTCGGGCTTCTTGTGGATGCCGGACCTGGCGATTCCCGACCCACTGTGGATCCTGCCGGTGCTGTACCTCGTCACCAACATGGCGCAGTTGTGGATGAGCACCCGCAAGACCCCGGAAATGTTCCGCCAGCAGGCCATTATTTACCTGTTCTTCGTGTACTTTGCGCTGATTTTCCCTGCCGGGGTCAGCATCTATCTGATTATTTCCACGGCGATCGGGGTATTGCAGCAGTTCATCGTGAACAAACAGGTGGAGGCTGAAGCCGCCCACGCCGCCCAGACGGTCCAGAAAACGGTCCCCTCCGGCAGCACCAAGCGCAAAAGCACCAAGGTGATCGACGCGCCCAAAGATTGA
- the rpmF gene encoding 50S ribosomal protein L32, producing MSKKPVPKKKTSKSKRDMRRSHHALSAPALSECPQCSSKKLSHHVCPSCGYYNGRQVLSV from the coding sequence ATGTCCAAAAAGCCTGTACCCAAGAAGAAAACCAGCAAGAGCAAGCGCGACATGCGCCGTAGCCACCATGCCCTGAGCGCCCCTGCCCTGAGCGAGTGCCCCCAGTGCTCCTCCAAGAAGCTGAGCCACCACGTGTGCCCCAGCTGCGGCTATTACAATGGCCGTCAGGTGCTGAGCGTCTAA
- the ubiE gene encoding bifunctional demethylmenaquinone methyltransferase/2-methoxy-6-polyprenyl-1,4-benzoquinol methylase UbiE, which yields MTDPNPNQPPRKPAVGDGQDKGADVQQMFASIAPHYDLLNRVLSLGVDQTWRHTAAGEALAKAPRRVLDIATGTGDFALMLRRRAPYATVTGSDFVPKMLAIAREKGDKAGLDVTWEEGDALDLPYPDASFDAVTCTFGFRNFSDYRQGLREMHRVLAPGGRLVILEFPPPAENLFGDAYRLYFQQMLPRIGAMVSGDGGAYTYLPESVLAFPKPAQLLQMMREAGFSARYRPLSFGIAGLWVAEKR from the coding sequence ATGACCGACCCCAACCCTAACCAGCCTCCCCGCAAACCTGCCGTGGGCGACGGCCAAGATAAAGGCGCGGACGTGCAACAGATGTTCGCGTCTATCGCCCCACACTACGACCTGCTGAACCGGGTGCTCAGCCTGGGCGTGGATCAGACCTGGCGGCACACGGCGGCGGGTGAGGCCCTGGCCAAAGCTCCACGCCGCGTGCTGGACATTGCCACGGGCACCGGCGACTTTGCGCTGATGCTGCGCCGCCGCGCTCCTTATGCCACCGTGACCGGCAGCGACTTTGTCCCTAAAATGCTGGCCATTGCCCGTGAAAAGGGCGATAAGGCTGGCCTGGACGTGACCTGGGAAGAGGGAGACGCCCTAGACCTTCCCTATCCGGACGCTTCTTTTGACGCTGTGACCTGCACGTTCGGCTTCCGCAACTTCAGCGATTACCGCCAGGGTCTGCGCGAGATGCACCGCGTTCTGGCTCCCGGCGGTAGGCTGGTCATCCTGGAATTCCCACCGCCTGCCGAGAACCTGTTCGGGGATGCCTACCGCCTGTACTTTCAGCAGATGCTGCCGCGTATTGGTGCCATGGTAAGCGGAGACGGCGGGGCCTACACCTACCTGCCCGAAAGCGTGCTGGCCTTTCCCAAGCCTGCCCAGCTGCTCCAGATGATGCGTGAGGCGGGTTTCAGCGCACGCTACCGCCCCCTCTCCTTCGGGATTGCCGGACTCTGGGTGGCTGAAAAGCGCTAA
- a CDS encoding glycine C-acetyltransferase, producing MSISLTDRLQSELQGLRDSGLLIHPRVLESPNRAHSRIAGQDVINLASNNYLGFADHPVIKERAAAYLRDWGAGAGAVRTIAGTMQIHEDFEEQLARFKHTGSALVLHSGFTTNQGVLGTVLKEGDVVISDELNHASIIDGLRLTKATKKIYKHADMDDLERALRENDTDGLKLVVTDGVFSMDGDIAPLDRIVAVARRYGAVTYVDDAHGSGVLGEAGRGTVHHFGFDQEDDVIQVGTLSKAWGVVGGYAAGHADLRELLINRARPYLFSTAQPPAVVGALSAAIDLVQEDPSFMKRLWDNTHYFKAEIERLGFDHLGSETPITPVIFGEASAAFEASRMLLDRGIFAVGLGFPTVPKDLARIRNIITAEHTREDLDQALAAYAEVGRELGVIR from the coding sequence ATGTCCATCTCCCTTACTGACCGCCTACAGAGCGAACTTCAGGGCCTGCGTGACTCCGGGCTGCTGATTCATCCCCGTGTACTGGAAAGCCCCAACCGGGCGCACAGCCGTATTGCGGGCCAGGACGTCATCAACCTGGCCTCCAACAACTATCTGGGCTTTGCCGATCATCCGGTCATCAAGGAGCGGGCGGCGGCCTACCTGCGTGACTGGGGCGCGGGGGCCGGAGCGGTGCGGACCATCGCCGGAACCATGCAGATCCACGAGGATTTCGAGGAGCAGCTGGCCCGCTTCAAGCACACGGGCAGCGCACTGGTGCTGCATTCGGGCTTCACCACCAATCAGGGCGTGCTGGGCACCGTACTCAAGGAAGGCGACGTGGTGATCAGTGACGAGCTGAACCACGCCAGCATCATTGACGGCCTGCGGCTGACCAAAGCGACCAAGAAAATCTATAAACACGCCGACATGGATGACCTGGAACGGGCGCTGAGGGAAAACGACACGGACGGCCTCAAGCTAGTTGTGACTGACGGCGTATTCAGCATGGACGGCGACATTGCTCCACTGGACCGGATCGTGGCGGTGGCTCGCCGCTACGGGGCCGTGACCTATGTGGACGATGCCCACGGTTCCGGCGTGCTGGGTGAAGCGGGGCGCGGCACGGTGCATCATTTCGGCTTCGATCAGGAGGACGACGTGATTCAGGTAGGCACGCTGTCCAAAGCGTGGGGGGTGGTGGGCGGCTACGCAGCGGGCCACGCCGACCTGCGCGAACTGCTGATCAACCGGGCGCGGCCTTACCTATTCAGTACCGCTCAGCCGCCAGCGGTGGTGGGGGCACTCTCGGCGGCGATTGATCTGGTGCAGGAGGATCCCAGCTTTATGAAGCGGCTGTGGGACAACACCCACTACTTCAAGGCCGAAATCGAGCGGTTGGGCTTTGATCACCTGGGCAGCGAAACACCGATCACTCCGGTCATTTTCGGTGAGGCGTCCGCCGCGTTTGAGGCCAGCCGGATGCTGCTGGACCGGGGGATTTTCGCCGTGGGTCTGGGCTTTCCGACGGTCCCGAAGGATCTGGCGCGTATCCGCAACATCATCACCGCCGAGCATACCCGTGAGGACCTGGATCAAGCGCTGGCTGCCTACGCCGAGGTAGGCCGTGAACTGGGCGTGATTCGCTGA
- a CDS encoding helix-turn-helix domain-containing protein: MTLERQYKTLPKLLKVSEVADFTCTHERTVRRWIRDGRLRAAETPGGMRIHRRALWRFLGLDLELSA; the protein is encoded by the coding sequence ATGACTCTGGAACGCCAGTACAAAACCCTGCCCAAACTGCTCAAGGTCAGCGAAGTCGCTGACTTTACCTGCACCCACGAGCGCACCGTGCGCCGCTGGATTCGTGATGGTCGCCTGCGCGCCGCCGAAACCCCCGGGGGAATGCGGATTCACCGCCGGGCGCTGTGGCGCTTTCTGGGACTGGACCTGGAACTGAGCGCCTGA
- a CDS encoding GNAT family N-acetyltransferase — translation MITPTLRPMQAADASAVAALQNAACRGLWHITPAEVLAQTGQRRVVEQAGHLVGGARLYPFGLGAEDALRLSLCGDAAHFSALYLHLLAAADLSGCTRVLGVVREDWAEQVGFFQAAGFANVWQTYGARLDLTGFDFARFAPELERLYLEGHEIREWPADGDAAQLYALDQQFQADAPATPVTPTAHRPLSAFAEELRRQRTWVLWRGDEPLAFTTFHAPYGIPDSAGTVTRRGERGRGLAAALKAHALEELRREGNTQTSTGGAVANLPMLRVNLRLGYCPEPMWLTFERPL, via the coding sequence ATGATCACCCCCACCCTTCGTCCTATGCAAGCCGCCGACGCCTCAGCGGTAGCAGCCCTTCAGAACGCTGCCTGCCGTGGGCTGTGGCACATCACGCCAGCCGAGGTGCTGGCCCAGACGGGTCAGCGAAGGGTGGTCGAGCAAGCGGGCCACCTGGTGGGCGGCGCCCGGCTTTATCCTTTTGGCTTAGGTGCCGAAGATGCCCTGCGCCTGAGCCTCTGCGGCGACGCGGCCCACTTTTCAGCGCTGTACCTGCACCTCCTGGCAGCGGCAGACCTGAGCGGCTGCACCCGGGTACTGGGCGTGGTCCGTGAGGACTGGGCCGAGCAGGTCGGCTTCTTTCAGGCGGCAGGCTTTGCCAATGTCTGGCAAACCTACGGCGCAAGGCTGGACCTGACTGGCTTTGACTTTGCCCGCTTCGCACCGGAGTTGGAGCGGCTGTATCTGGAGGGGCACGAAATCCGCGAATGGCCTGCCGACGGCGACGCGGCGCAGCTTTATGCACTGGACCAGCAGTTTCAAGCGGACGCTCCGGCTACGCCGGTCACACCTACCGCCCACCGCCCCCTGTCCGCTTTTGCCGAAGAACTGCGGCGGCAGCGCACCTGGGTGCTCTGGCGGGGAGATGAGCCACTGGCCTTCACCACCTTTCACGCGCCCTACGGCATTCCCGACAGCGCCGGGACCGTCACCCGGCGAGGCGAGCGCGGACGGGGCCTCGCGGCGGCCCTCAAAGCCCATGCACTGGAAGAACTACGGCGCGAAGGGAATACGCAAACCAGTACCGGCGGCGCAGTCGCCAATCTGCCGATGCTGCGTGTCAACCTGCGGCTGGGCTACTGTCCGGAACCGATGTGGCTGACCTTCGAGCGCCCACTGTAA
- a CDS encoding aminotransferase class I/II-fold pyridoxal phosphate-dependent enzyme, translated as MTSATLPKTQMINLGLGYPADALLPHSVFEQASQHRFAQGDAYFLQYGDEWGDPHLREQLAAFLNRHYDLQLNAQDLLISGGISGGLDMVCTMLAGPGQSVIIESTTYFASPDIMQSHGLNVISAPMDDEGLELTALEALIRQHRPRLIYTIPTHHNPTGLTQSRERREALVALAEKYDLYIVADEVYHLLTYRGETPPSYSSYVDSGRVISLGTFSKILAPGLRVGWIHARRDMLEYLVTNPTLQSAGGTNPIGASMVSSVLELGLMDRYLGEILETFGARARVMVESLRAPAFADCSFREPDGGYFVWLRLPPDMVAEQLEPRAHSYGVTFKPGNLFAVDGQAPNYIRLCFAFNDEDQIREGIARLGEAIVSMQQGELQVSEERLNVGSALGLGDRFCAVRWLRHPAGGPADHRAPLVFLHDSLGSAATWRDFPQTLAQASGRHALIYDRFGYGHSDDFVWARDTDYLNREADEVLPALLDAAGVERAVLFGHSDGASIALLAAALRPERVAGAVTESGHIFNENLTRRGVEAAAQAYQTGDIAERLRRYHGTPERVQALYRAWTDTWLSEEYRDWTIEPLLGRIQAPLLVMQGRDDEFGTLAQVWRTAEAVQGPVQTLVLPHCGHTPHREAREAVLAAAVCFLDGLD; from the coding sequence ATGACCTCCGCTACCCTCCCCAAAACCCAGATGATCAACCTGGGCCTGGGCTATCCCGCCGATGCCTTGCTGCCCCATTCCGTCTTTGAGCAGGCGTCCCAGCACCGCTTCGCGCAGGGCGACGCCTATTTTCTGCAGTACGGCGACGAGTGGGGCGATCCGCACTTGCGTGAGCAACTGGCCGCTTTTCTGAACCGTCACTATGACCTGCAACTGAATGCCCAGGATTTGCTGATCTCGGGGGGGATCTCCGGCGGGCTGGACATGGTCTGCACCATGTTGGCGGGGCCGGGGCAGAGCGTCATCATCGAGAGCACCACCTATTTCGCGTCGCCCGACATCATGCAAAGTCACGGCCTGAACGTGATTTCCGCGCCGATGGACGATGAAGGCCTGGAGCTGACAGCCCTGGAAGCGCTGATCCGGCAGCACCGCCCCCGGCTGATTTACACCATTCCCACCCACCACAACCCCACCGGGTTGACCCAGAGCCGCGAACGCCGCGAAGCGCTGGTGGCCCTGGCTGAAAAATATGACCTGTATATCGTGGCCGACGAGGTGTATCACCTGCTGACCTACCGTGGCGAGACGCCGCCCTCGTATTCGTCGTATGTGGACAGTGGGCGGGTCATCTCGCTGGGCACCTTTTCCAAGATTCTGGCACCGGGGCTGCGGGTGGGCTGGATTCACGCCCGGCGTGACATGTTGGAATATCTGGTGACCAACCCGACCCTCCAGAGCGCGGGTGGAACCAACCCCATCGGCGCTTCGATGGTCAGCTCGGTGCTGGAACTGGGGCTGATGGACCGCTATCTGGGCGAAATCCTGGAAACCTTTGGGGCACGCGCCCGCGTCATGGTCGAGAGCCTGCGCGCTCCGGCCTTTGCCGATTGCTCGTTTCGCGAGCCGGACGGCGGATATTTCGTGTGGTTGCGCCTGCCGCCTGACATGGTGGCCGAGCAGCTGGAACCCCGCGCCCACTCTTACGGCGTGACCTTCAAGCCAGGCAATCTGTTTGCGGTGGACGGTCAAGCGCCGAACTATATCCGGCTGTGCTTTGCCTTTAACGATGAGGATCAGATTCGTGAAGGCATCGCCCGGCTGGGTGAAGCGATCGTCAGCATGCAGCAGGGCGAATTGCAAGTCAGCGAAGAGCGGCTGAATGTCGGCTCCGCGCTGGGGCTGGGGGATCGGTTCTGTGCCGTGCGCTGGTTGCGGCATCCGGCAGGTGGCCCGGCTGATCACCGTGCGCCGTTGGTCTTTCTCCATGATTCGCTGGGCAGTGCGGCGACCTGGCGTGACTTTCCGCAGACACTGGCGCAGGCGTCGGGGCGGCACGCGCTGATCTATGACCGCTTCGGCTACGGGCATTCAGACGACTTTGTGTGGGCCAGAGACACGGATTACCTGAACCGTGAGGCGGATGAGGTGCTCCCAGCCCTACTGGACGCGGCGGGAGTAGAGCGGGCCGTGCTGTTCGGTCATAGCGATGGCGCTAGCATTGCGCTGCTGGCGGCGGCCCTGCGCCCTGAGCGGGTGGCCGGAGCCGTCACTGAGAGCGGTCATATCTTCAATGAGAACCTGACCCGGCGCGGTGTCGAGGCAGCGGCGCAGGCTTATCAGACGGGCGATATCGCCGAGCGGCTGAGGCGCTATCACGGCACCCCTGAGCGGGTTCAGGCGTTGTACCGTGCCTGGACCGACACTTGGCTGTCGGAGGAGTACCGGGACTGGACCATCGAACCGCTACTGGGCCGCATCCAGGCTCCGCTGCTGGTCATGCAGGGCCGCGACGACGAATTCGGCACGCTGGCGCAGGTCTGGCGCACCGCTGAGGCCGTGCAGGGGCCAGTGCAGACGTTGGTGCTGCCCCACTGCGGTCACACGCCCCACCGTGAAGCGCGCGAAGCGGTGCTGGCCGCAGCAGTCTGTTTTCTGGATGGGCTGGACTGA
- a CDS encoding amino acid ABC transporter ATP-binding protein — MTAQVSNAPIIDIQGLGKWFGKHHVLRDVKMQVGSGEKVVIVGPSGSGKSTLIRCINRLEEFQQGDIVVNGHRLSETRNLPLVRREVGMVFQQFNLFPHMSVLDNVTLAPVKLRGLSPAQAQERAMSLLKRVGIAEQAHKFPPQLSGGQQQRVAIARALAMQPQVMLFDEPTSALDPEVVGEVLDVMRGLANEGMTMIVVTHEMGFAREVADRVVFMDQGQLLEDLPPAEFFGAPRLERTQNFLSRVLNH; from the coding sequence ATGACGGCACAGGTGAGTAACGCACCGATTATCGACATTCAGGGCCTCGGCAAATGGTTCGGCAAGCATCACGTGCTGCGGGACGTGAAGATGCAGGTTGGGAGCGGCGAAAAAGTGGTGATCGTGGGGCCGTCGGGGTCCGGCAAGTCCACCCTGATCCGCTGCATCAACCGCCTGGAGGAGTTCCAGCAGGGTGACATCGTGGTCAACGGTCACCGTCTGTCGGAGACGCGCAACCTGCCGCTGGTGCGCCGTGAGGTGGGCATGGTGTTTCAGCAGTTCAATCTGTTCCCGCACATGAGCGTGCTGGACAACGTGACGCTGGCCCCGGTCAAACTGCGCGGCCTGAGCCCAGCGCAGGCGCAGGAACGGGCCATGTCGCTGTTGAAACGGGTGGGGATCGCTGAGCAAGCCCACAAGTTTCCGCCGCAGCTCTCAGGCGGGCAGCAGCAGCGCGTGGCGATTGCGCGGGCGCTGGCCATGCAGCCGCAGGTCATGCTGTTCGACGAACCCACCTCCGCGTTAGATCCCGAAGTGGTGGGCGAGGTGCTGGACGTGATGCGCGGCTTGGCGAACGAAGGCATGACCATGATCGTGGTCACGCACGAGATGGGCTTTGCCCGTGAAGTGGCCGACCGGGTGGTGTTTATGGACCAGGGCCAGTTGCTCGAAGACCTGCCGCCCGCCGAGTTCTTCGGGGCACCCCGGCTGGAGCGGACCCAGAACTTCCTCAGCCGGGTGCTGAATCACTAG
- a CDS encoding amino acid ABC transporter permease — MDFQLIAESMPYLLEGARLTLIITAVSLLAGIIIGTLVALARLSGIAPLRWLATAYIELIRGTPLLVQIFLIYFGLPQITGINMEPLPAGLLAFSLNSGAYVAEIMRSGIQGVPRGQTEASLSLGFSPRDTMRYIVLPQAFRRVLPPLVNEALNLLKNTSLLSAIALVELTRAGQIVAARTYKPFEMYLAISIVYLAMTLVLSFVSNRIEQRWGEGDKR, encoded by the coding sequence ATGGATTTTCAACTGATCGCCGAGAGCATGCCGTACCTGCTGGAAGGCGCCCGGCTGACCCTCATCATCACGGCAGTGTCGCTGCTGGCCGGCATCATCATCGGGACGCTGGTGGCGTTGGCCCGGTTGTCGGGCATCGCGCCGCTGCGCTGGCTGGCCACGGCTTACATTGAACTGATTCGCGGTACGCCGCTGCTGGTACAGATTTTCCTGATCTATTTCGGCTTGCCGCAAATCACGGGGATCAACATGGAGCCGCTGCCAGCGGGTCTGTTGGCGTTTTCGCTGAATTCCGGTGCTTATGTCGCGGAAATTATGCGCTCCGGCATTCAGGGTGTGCCGCGTGGGCAGACCGAAGCGTCACTGTCGCTGGGCTTCTCGCCGCGCGATACCATGCGCTATATCGTGCTGCCCCAGGCCTTCCGCCGGGTGCTACCGCCGCTGGTCAACGAGGCGCTGAACCTGCTCAAGAACACTTCGCTGCTCTCGGCCATCGCGCTGGTGGAACTGACCCGCGCCGGGCAGATCGTGGCGGCCCGGACCTACAAACCGTTCGAGATGTACCTGGCCATCTCGATCGTGTATCTGGCTATGACGCTGGTGCTGAGCTTCGTCTCTAACCGTATAGAGCAGCGCTGGGGTGAGGGGGACAAGAGATGA
- a CDS encoding basic amino acid ABC transporter substrate-binding protein: MKKTLLFPLMLAPLLLGACNSPAEKTTTTTTQTETAPAETTTTTETATTEAATTPATTGGACMDRIRADGLRVITSPDYPPYESTDDQNNIVGFDVDMVNALAEEMGVKAEFTGQGFDGLIPSLVAGRADLIAAGLSVTPERAESVAFTDPYEETINVIVVAADDNTVTSAENLSGKTVGVQLGTVQADMAREIEGADVRDFNLFSDALGALKSGQIDSMIVDAPVGEEYVKVHSDVKLAGEMDGGSKALATQLECTDLVAELNAALATLQGNGELEAMRAKWFTE, encoded by the coding sequence ATGAAAAAGACCCTGCTGTTCCCATTGATGCTCGCCCCACTGCTGCTGGGCGCCTGTAACTCTCCTGCCGAGAAGACGACCACCACGACCACCCAGACCGAGACGGCTCCGGCTGAAACCACCACGACCACGGAAACGGCCACCACCGAGGCGGCCACCACTCCAGCTACCACGGGCGGCGCCTGCATGGACCGTATCCGGGCCGACGGACTGCGCGTGATCACCAGCCCGGACTACCCGCCCTACGAGTCCACCGACGATCAGAACAACATCGTGGGCTTTGACGTGGATATGGTGAACGCCCTGGCCGAGGAAATGGGCGTGAAGGCCGAGTTCACTGGGCAGGGCTTCGACGGCCTGATTCCCTCGCTGGTTGCGGGCCGCGCCGATCTGATTGCGGCGGGCCTGTCGGTGACGCCAGAGCGCGCCGAGTCGGTGGCCTTTACCGATCCCTACGAGGAAACCATCAACGTAATCGTGGTGGCGGCGGACGACAACACTGTGACAAGCGCCGAAAACCTGAGTGGCAAGACTGTGGGTGTACAGCTGGGCACGGTGCAGGCTGACATGGCCCGCGAAATCGAAGGAGCTGATGTACGCGACTTCAACCTCTTCAGCGACGCGCTGGGCGCCCTGAAGTCCGGCCAGATCGACTCCATGATCGTGGACGCCCCAGTGGGTGAGGAGTACGTCAAGGTTCACAGCGACGTGAAGCTGGCCGGCGAGATGGACGGCGGCAGCAAGGCGCTGGCCACCCAGCTGGAATGCACCGACCTGGTGGCCGAGCTGAACGCTGCTCTGGCGACCCTGCAAGGCAACGGTGAGCTGGAAGCCATGCGCGCCAAGTGGTTCACCGAATAA
- a CDS encoding prepilin peptidase, with amino-acid sequence MDLLPLPFILLSALIFGLLVGSFTNVLIWRLPRGENISFPPSHCPNCDHALAPRDLVPVLSWLSLRGKCRYCAAPIKPRYPVIELISGVAYALIAYFYPPALYGLGTLGLTLFFTILLAGSAIDLDTYTIPDELTLPGVGLGLGFAALAGSGLAAGGLPNFAEALAGALTGAGLLMTIDLIGSWVLRRFRERQYPDAPIGHQQIALALLVGAWAGPLWGMGAALLSAAVNAGTRRVVRIPELLTLGGALLSLALGVNLGRDPLELVNGGLQGAGAAALIAGLYWWIQYAWIQKGTGQTEAEEDAPFDPSAMGFGDVKLAGAIGAFLGVSGVLVSVGVAVFAGAILGAAQMLLKAENRLKFGPYLAIGAVVAMLWGDAVVGWYRGLLGL; translated from the coding sequence GTGGACCTGCTGCCCCTGCCGTTCATCCTGCTCAGTGCCCTGATCTTCGGGCTGCTGGTCGGCTCTTTTACCAATGTGCTGATCTGGCGTCTGCCGCGTGGCGAGAACATTTCCTTTCCGCCCAGTCACTGCCCGAACTGTGACCATGCGCTGGCCCCGCGTGATCTGGTGCCCGTGCTGTCGTGGCTCAGTCTGCGCGGCAAGTGCCGCTACTGCGCGGCCCCGATCAAGCCACGCTATCCGGTTATCGAGCTGATTTCGGGGGTGGCTTATGCGCTGATTGCGTACTTTTATCCACCAGCGCTCTATGGCCTGGGCACGCTGGGGCTGACACTGTTTTTCACCATCCTGCTGGCAGGGAGCGCCATTGACTTGGACACCTACACCATCCCCGACGAGCTGACCCTGCCGGGTGTGGGCCTAGGTTTGGGTTTCGCGGCGCTGGCAGGCAGTGGACTGGCTGCGGGCGGCCTACCCAACTTTGCTGAAGCGCTGGCAGGGGCGCTGACGGGCGCGGGCCTGCTGATGACCATTGATCTGATCGGCTCGTGGGTGCTGCGGCGCTTCCGCGAGCGGCAGTACCCTGACGCGCCCATCGGACATCAGCAAATCGCGCTGGCCCTACTGGTCGGAGCTTGGGCCGGGCCGCTGTGGGGCATGGGCGCGGCGCTGCTGTCGGCGGCGGTCAATGCGGGCACCCGCCGGGTGGTTCGCATTCCCGAACTGCTCACACTGGGCGGGGCACTGCTCAGCCTGGCGCTGGGCGTGAACTTGGGGCGTGACCCGCTAGAGCTGGTGAATGGAGGCTTGCAGGGCGCAGGGGCAGCCGCCCTGATCGCTGGGCTGTACTGGTGGATTCAATACGCCTGGATTCAGAAAGGGACTGGACAGACCGAGGCCGAAGAGGACGCTCCCTTCGACCCCAGCGCGATGGGCTTTGGAGACGTGAAGCTGGCCGGGGCCATCGGCGCGTTTCTGGGCGTGAGTGGCGTGCTGGTCAGCGTGGGCGTGGCTGTGTTCGCCGGGGCCATCCTGGGCGCAGCGCAGATGCTGCTGAAAGCCGAAAACCGCCTGAAGTTCGGCCCCTATCTGGCCATAGGCGCCGTGGTGGCGATGCTGTGGGGTGACGCGGTGGTCGGCTGGTACCGGGGGCTGCTGGGGTTGTAG